From one Fusobacterium mortiferum ATCC 9817 genomic stretch:
- a CDS encoding AAA family ATPase: MRPLLLEIEGLQSYKEKQVINFEKLCENGLFGIFGETGSGKSTILDAMIFSLYGKIPRTAELDQDSKSLKNFLNTSSKKMEVYFKFALDEDIYEVSRKYALGKSKGEEVLKEKETILRKNGEIVADSIKKLEKIIAEDFGLSDDDFTRTVVLPQGKFSEFVKLKGADKREMLEKIFTMEKYGKALQDKMKKEMDFWKKKDEELEEELAELVDITAEKIEELEKEKSNIVEEIERKTKEHKEIEKRYYELKNLKEEIEKYNEQLERKSRLELEKESIEYIRAQLTKGRNANEIREYIEKLEISQGEKRKVENQLRELETQEVQYQEGIKKLEEDTKVQKEEIYKKELEKSQIYFDKSEEDTLNEVIGYKGNLEYVEKGLERAKRNLEEIQKEIGVHTQDLANNTNELEEKERELANLPEVSRENLSNYRDEIEEYQRVIRDYREKKSQKEEYLLRLEELERKLEQLKEEEREIDSQLEILEEERRENLAYELAKELKEGEPCPVCGSIHHNKIEHNSSEDIEKIQRDLKKASEKKSSNIADIGKVSGSILSLKESIERLEVIYKERVVDESYYQEIISDKDRVIEEYREEERKLDTLAKERERVNSIVIQLKEKCKNTQKNIEKSESRLQEYLAEIDEHSIRKASLEKSIARLGESFVDKRKEELEKRRDELKANYQKIRKYEEEIASINRIIAKNDSQIVEIKDRLEKIRLGINSYQVKRDSVNSQIEELNKTIEELISKYHFMTVEEVRDSYISGLEEREYSQKIESYEESWKEVNVLLRDLESRVQGKDFSIELWEEISQLKERLNQEILDTYQRIEQISSDIALQKTQLADSKEKRKEQKEIRRKRAMAEDLYKKFSKGGFVNFLTTKKLKGVIENASHYITRITNGRYKLYTDDECNFYVIDMFNDGIKRKVGTLSGGEIFVVSLCLALALSKQLQLKGKIPLEFFFLDEGFGSLDSKLLDKVMEAIENIRREENIKIGIITHLEDLKVRIDRKLQVEKAISGERGTRVKII; encoded by the coding sequence ATGAGACCACTGTTATTAGAGATAGAGGGATTACAAAGCTATAAGGAAAAGCAAGTAATAAATTTTGAAAAGTTATGTGAAAATGGATTGTTTGGAATTTTTGGAGAGACAGGAAGTGGAAAATCTACAATACTAGATGCTATGATATTCTCACTATATGGAAAAATTCCAAGAACTGCTGAGTTAGACCAAGATAGTAAAAGCTTGAAAAACTTTTTGAATACCTCTTCTAAGAAGATGGAGGTATATTTTAAATTTGCTTTAGATGAGGATATCTATGAGGTAAGTAGAAAGTATGCCCTAGGAAAAAGTAAGGGAGAGGAAGTATTAAAAGAGAAGGAGACTATCCTTAGAAAAAATGGGGAGATAGTAGCTGATTCAATAAAGAAATTGGAAAAAATAATAGCTGAGGATTTTGGATTGTCTGATGATGACTTTACAAGAACAGTGGTACTACCTCAAGGAAAATTTAGTGAGTTTGTAAAGCTAAAGGGTGCAGATAAAAGAGAGATGCTAGAGAAAATATTTACTATGGAGAAATATGGAAAAGCTCTTCAAGATAAGATGAAAAAAGAGATGGATTTTTGGAAGAAAAAAGATGAGGAGCTAGAGGAAGAGTTAGCAGAGCTAGTAGATATAACTGCTGAGAAAATAGAGGAGCTAGAAAAAGAGAAGAGTAACATAGTAGAAGAGATAGAGAGAAAAACTAAAGAGCATAAAGAGATTGAGAAAAGATACTATGAATTGAAAAATCTTAAGGAAGAGATAGAAAAATATAATGAGCAACTAGAGAGAAAGAGCAGACTAGAGCTAGAAAAAGAGAGTATAGAGTATATCAGAGCTCAACTGACTAAGGGAAGAAATGCCAATGAGATAAGAGAGTATATTGAAAAATTGGAGATATCTCAAGGGGAGAAAAGAAAGGTAGAGAATCAGTTAAGGGAGCTAGAAACTCAAGAGGTACAATATCAAGAGGGTATTAAAAAGTTAGAAGAGGATACGAAAGTACAAAAAGAGGAGATTTACAAAAAGGAGTTAGAAAAATCTCAAATATATTTTGATAAGTCAGAGGAGGATACTCTTAACGAAGTCATTGGCTATAAAGGAAACCTTGAATATGTGGAAAAAGGGCTAGAGAGAGCTAAGAGAAATCTGGAAGAAATTCAAAAAGAGATAGGGGTGCATACTCAAGATTTAGCTAATAATACCAATGAATTAGAGGAAAAGGAGAGGGAGTTAGCTAATCTTCCAGAGGTATCAAGGGAGAATCTGAGTAACTATAGAGATGAGATAGAGGAGTATCAAAGAGTTATTAGAGATTATAGAGAGAAAAAATCTCAAAAAGAGGAGTACCTACTTAGACTAGAGGAGCTAGAGAGAAAGCTAGAGCAACTAAAGGAAGAGGAGAGGGAAATAGATTCTCAATTGGAAATATTAGAGGAGGAGAGAAGGGAGAACCTTGCTTATGAGTTGGCTAAGGAGCTAAAAGAGGGAGAGCCTTGTCCTGTGTGTGGGTCTATTCATCACAATAAGATAGAGCATAATAGCAGTGAGGATATAGAAAAAATTCAAAGGGATTTGAAAAAAGCTAGTGAGAAAAAATCTTCAAATATAGCTGATATAGGAAAGGTAAGTGGAAGTATTCTGTCTCTTAAGGAGAGTATTGAAAGATTAGAGGTTATCTACAAGGAAAGAGTTGTAGATGAATCCTATTATCAAGAGATAATCTCAGATAAAGATAGAGTAATAGAGGAATATAGAGAGGAAGAGAGAAAGCTTGACACTCTTGCAAAGGAAAGGGAAAGAGTAAATAGCATAGTTATTCAACTGAAAGAGAAGTGTAAAAATACTCAGAAAAATATAGAGAAATCAGAGAGTAGACTACAAGAGTATCTAGCTGAGATAGATGAGCACAGTATCAGAAAAGCTAGTCTTGAGAAGAGTATAGCTAGATTGGGAGAGAGTTTTGTAGATAAGAGAAAAGAGGAGCTAGAAAAAAGAAGAGATGAGCTAAAAGCAAACTATCAAAAGATAAGAAAGTATGAGGAAGAGATAGCAAGTATAAATAGGATAATAGCTAAAAATGACTCTCAAATAGTTGAGATAAAAGATAGATTAGAGAAGATAAGATTGGGAATAAATAGCTATCAAGTGAAGAGAGATAGTGTAAACTCTCAAATAGAGGAGCTAAATAAAACTATTGAGGAGCTTATCTCTAAATATCACTTTATGACAGTAGAAGAGGTAAGAGATAGCTATATATCTGGTCTAGAAGAGAGAGAGTACTCTCAAAAGATAGAGAGTTATGAGGAGAGCTGGAAAGAGGTAAATGTTCTTTTAAGAGATTTGGAGAGCAGAGTGCAGGGAAAAGATTTTTCTATTGAGCTTTGGGAAGAGATTTCACAATTAAAAGAGAGATTAAACCAAGAGATTTTAGATACTTATCAGAGAATAGAGCAAATTTCTAGTGATATTGCTCTACAAAAAACTCAACTTGCTGACTCTAAGGAGAAGAGAAAAGAGCAGAAAGAGATTAGAAGAAAAAGAGCAATGGCTGAGGACTTGTATAAGAAGTTTAGTAAAGGTGGCTTTGTCAACTTCTTAACTACTAAGAAATTGAAAGGTGTCATTGAAAATGCATCTCACTATATCACTAGAATTACCAATGGAAGGTACAAGCTATATACAGATGATGAGTGTAACTTCTATGTGATAGATATGTTTAATGATGGTATCAAAAGAAAGGTAGGAACTCTTTCTGGTGGAGAGATATTTGTTGTTTCACTATGTCTTGCCCTTGCCCTTTCTAAACAACTACAACTAAAAGGTAAGATTCCACTAGAGTTTTTCTTCTTAGATGAGGGATTTGGTAGCTTGGACAGTAAGCTTTTAGATAAGGTTATGGAAGCTATTGAAAATATTAGAAGAGAGGAAAATATTAAGATAGGAATAATTACACACCTTGAGGATTTAAAGGTAAGAATTGATAGGAAACTGCAGGTGGAGAAGGCTATCTCTGGAGAGAGGGGAACTAGAGTTAAGATAATATAA
- a CDS encoding BglG family transcription antiterminator: protein MLTSRSTKILKFLLSQDKKIFLKDIAEYFKVSERTIRYELDKINEELNKENQILLNKGECFIENIEEIEKILNENTPYIPSSKERELFILLNICLIRKIKQSTLSDFLDISISTVKAHLRDIRKVLDVYGLKLEILPKKGLVIEGSEEQIRQCTLKAITLCKREKSKFLDNIIYEYLGDINQEGIKLFINYCQKLMEKIISDEAYDIILKYITLVIYFNKNDNKIKNIKNSNFLENTKEYEAIIQSKALLEGFYEMEFSKEEYLKITDYFLGSHTYNITYSYYENWVEIEIMVKSFIEQVNKELEVDIANDETLILGLINHIKPTIYRIKNGIELENSIYGEVVESYPNLFSIIKKAVEKLENFIGITFTNDEIAFLTIHFKAAIDRNIKIKKEKLKVLIVCGSGYGSSKLLAQQIKDIYRVEIVDAIPRYLLEKVERRKDIDLILTTVPLDNFNTNRDVIRVNPILSKEDIQSLDNYPVPRDNKKILFSQLIKVLEDNSNIVVTEKLLKSLKNFLDTKLIDDICQKKNTIFDLLPESRIIIKGKAKNWEEAIIETGNLLLRDGCIKEDYIDEMVKIVKEFGNYILFVPGVIFPHAKAKSKVSKTGFSLAIYEEGIDFIDGNKINVVISFCSQDGREHLDSLVEIIENFEENELLKKLKRCKNSKDVLKCINI from the coding sequence ATGTTAACAAGTCGTTCAACTAAAATTTTAAAGTTTTTATTAAGTCAAGATAAAAAAATCTTCTTAAAAGATATAGCTGAGTATTTTAAGGTAAGTGAAAGAACAATTCGTTATGAGTTGGATAAAATAAATGAAGAGTTAAATAAAGAAAATCAGATTTTATTAAATAAAGGGGAGTGTTTTATAGAGAATATAGAAGAGATAGAAAAAATTTTAAATGAAAATACTCCATATATTCCTTCTTCAAAGGAGAGAGAACTATTTATTTTGTTAAATATATGTTTGATAAGAAAAATCAAACAATCAACTTTATCAGATTTTTTAGATATTAGTATAAGTACAGTAAAAGCTCATTTGAGAGATATAAGAAAAGTTTTAGATGTATATGGTTTAAAATTAGAAATCCTACCTAAAAAAGGATTAGTAATCGAGGGAAGTGAAGAACAGATTAGACAATGTACTCTAAAAGCGATTACATTATGTAAAAGAGAAAAAAGTAAATTTTTAGATAATATTATTTATGAATATCTAGGAGATATAAATCAAGAGGGAATAAAATTATTTATAAATTATTGTCAAAAGTTAATGGAAAAAATAATCTCTGATGAAGCTTATGATATTATTTTAAAATATATAACTTTAGTTATTTATTTTAATAAAAATGATAATAAGATAAAAAATATAAAAAATAGTAATTTTTTGGAAAATACGAAGGAATATGAAGCTATAATTCAATCTAAAGCTCTATTAGAAGGATTTTATGAAATGGAATTTTCAAAAGAAGAGTATTTAAAGATAACTGACTATTTTTTAGGAAGTCATACTTATAATATTACATACTCTTATTATGAAAACTGGGTAGAGATAGAGATAATGGTAAAAAGCTTTATAGAACAAGTAAATAAAGAGTTAGAAGTAGATATAGCAAATGATGAAACTCTGATATTAGGATTGATAAATCACATAAAACCAACTATATATAGGATAAAAAATGGAATAGAATTAGAAAATAGTATTTATGGAGAAGTTGTAGAAAGCTATCCTAATTTATTTTCAATAATTAAAAAAGCTGTTGAAAAATTAGAGAATTTTATAGGGATAACATTTACAAATGATGAGATAGCCTTTTTAACAATTCATTTTAAAGCAGCTATTGATAGAAATATTAAAATAAAAAAAGAAAAATTAAAGGTTTTGATAGTTTGTGGTTCAGGATATGGAAGTTCAAAATTACTAGCTCAACAGATTAAAGATATTTATAGAGTTGAGATAGTAGATGCTATTCCAAGATATTTATTAGAAAAGGTTGAAAGAAGAAAAGATATAGATTTAATTTTAACAACAGTTCCATTAGATAATTTTAATACGAATAGAGATGTAATAAGAGTAAATCCAATTTTATCTAAAGAGGATATTCAAAGTTTAGATAACTATCCAGTTCCTAGAGATAATAAGAAGATACTTTTTTCTCAATTAATAAAGGTTTTAGAAGATAACTCTAATATTGTAGTAACAGAAAAATTATTAAAAAGTTTAAAAAATTTTTTAGATACAAAATTAATAGACGATATTTGTCAGAAAAAAAATACAATATTTGACCTATTACCTGAAAGTAGAATAATTATAAAAGGAAAAGCTAAAAATTGGGAAGAAGCAATAATTGAAACAGGAAATTTATTATTAAGAGATGGGTGCATTAAAGAAGATTATATTGATGAGATGGTAAAAATAGTTAAAGAGTTTGGAAACTATATTCTTTTTGTACCTGGAGTAATATTTCCTCATGCAAAAGCTAAATCAAAAGTTAGTAAGACAGGATTCTCATTGGCAATTTATGAAGAAGGAATAGATTTTATAGATGGTAATAAAATAAATGTAGTAATAAGTTTTTGTTCACAAGATGGTAGAGAACATCTAGATAGTTTGGTAGAAATAATTGAAAATTTTGAAGAAAATGAACTATTAAAAAAATTAAAGAGATGTAAAAATTCAAAAGATGTATTAAAATGTATAAATATATAA
- a CDS encoding PTS sugar transporter subunit IIA, with translation MLKDILADNITVLTKVESWQKAIEIAATPLLEKNKIKESYIQAMIGNIKKFGEYIIIAPNVAMPHSRPEDGVNESCLALLKLHEPVKFDNGEEVQLFFVLGAKDNSSHINTLTELMEIVDNEEKIEKLLKTNTIEEIKQII, from the coding sequence ATGTTGAAAGATATTTTGGCGGATAATATAACTGTATTAACAAAAGTAGAAAGTTGGCAGAAAGCTATTGAGATTGCTGCTACCCCTTTATTGGAAAAAAATAAAATAAAAGAAAGTTATATTCAAGCAATGATAGGAAATATAAAAAAATTTGGTGAATATATTATAATAGCTCCAAATGTGGCTATGCCTCATTCTAGACCAGAAGATGGAGTTAATGAAAGTTGCTTAGCATTATTAAAATTACATGAACCTGTAAAATTTGATAATGGAGAGGAAGTACAATTATTTTTTGTCCTAGGAGCAAAAGATAATAGTTCTCATATCAACACATTAACTGAACTTATGGAAATAGTAGATAATGAGGAAAAAATAGAGAAATTACTAAAAACTAATACTATAGAAGAAATAAAACAAATAATATAA
- a CDS encoding PTS sugar transporter subunit IIB: MIKILTVCGNGIGSSLMCAMKIDEICKEEGIEAEVASSDFNSVAGKQADLIVTVKQLAEQLQGYNVAEIRSYTNKKKIKEDVLERIKELVK; the protein is encoded by the coding sequence ATGATAAAAATTTTAACTGTATGTGGAAATGGAATTGGAAGTAGCTTAATGTGTGCTATGAAAATTGATGAAATTTGTAAAGAGGAGGGAATAGAAGCAGAAGTAGCTTCATCAGATTTTAACTCTGTAGCTGGAAAACAAGCAGATTTAATAGTAACAGTAAAACAACTTGCTGAACAATTACAAGGGTATAATGTAGCTGAAATAAGAAGCTATACAAACAAGAAAAAAATAAAAGAAGATGTTTTAGAAAGAATAAAAGAATTAGTTAAATAA
- a CDS encoding PTS ascorbate transporter subunit IIC — protein MEFLKIIGNDILTSPAFLLGIISLVGLLALKKPFNKLITGTLKPILGYIMLGAGADFIVKNLDPLGKMIQEGFGITGVVPNNEAITSIAQNLLGKETMFILVTGLVINIIIARVTKYKYIFLTGHHSFFMACMFSAVLSTSGMKGTTLILIGGILLGAWSAISPSIGQKYTDLVTDDDGIAMGHFGSLGYYLSAFIGEKIGNKEDSTENIVIPEKVNFLRDSTISTAITMLVFYLVAAIAAGPEYVMTNLSGGKNYIVFAITSALSFAVGVTIVYNGVRMILSELIPAFQGVSQKLIPNAIPAVDCAVFFTYAPNAVLIGFISSFIGGVIGMIVLGAMGAVLIIPGLVPHFFCGATAGIYGNATGGKKGAIVGSFVNGLLLAFLPAALLPVLGSIGFQNTTFGDLDFGVLGILIGKAVEGVGEIGVYAIVVILLVILIVPNFIKTKTHVINAKDEY, from the coding sequence ATGGAGTTTTTAAAAATAATAGGAAATGATATTTTAACAAGCCCAGCATTTTTATTAGGAATTATATCTTTAGTAGGATTATTAGCATTAAAGAAACCTTTTAATAAATTAATTACTGGAACTTTAAAACCAATATTAGGATATATAATGTTGGGAGCAGGAGCAGATTTCATTGTAAAAAATCTAGACCCATTAGGAAAAATGATACAAGAAGGATTTGGAATAACAGGAGTTGTTCCAAATAACGAAGCTATAACTTCAATAGCTCAAAATTTATTAGGTAAAGAAACAATGTTTATTCTTGTAACTGGATTAGTAATAAATATAATCATTGCAAGAGTTACAAAATATAAATATATTTTCTTAACAGGACACCATAGTTTCTTTATGGCATGTATGTTCTCAGCTGTTTTGTCAACATCAGGAATGAAAGGAACAACTTTAATTTTAATTGGTGGTATATTATTAGGAGCTTGGTCAGCTATATCTCCAAGTATAGGACAAAAATATACAGATTTAGTAACTGATGATGATGGAATTGCTATGGGACATTTTGGTTCTTTAGGTTACTATTTATCAGCATTTATAGGAGAGAAAATAGGAAATAAAGAAGACAGTACAGAAAATATCGTAATTCCAGAAAAAGTTAACTTCTTAAGAGATAGTACAATATCTACAGCAATAACAATGTTAGTATTTTATCTAGTAGCTGCTATAGCTGCAGGGCCTGAATATGTTATGACTAATCTTTCAGGAGGAAAAAACTATATAGTATTTGCAATAACTTCAGCTTTAAGCTTTGCTGTTGGAGTAACAATTGTGTATAATGGAGTAAGAATGATACTATCAGAATTAATTCCAGCTTTCCAAGGGGTATCACAAAAATTAATACCAAATGCAATACCAGCAGTAGACTGTGCAGTATTTTTTACATATGCACCTAACGCTGTGTTAATTGGATTTATCTCTTCGTTCATAGGTGGAGTTATAGGAATGATCGTTCTAGGAGCAATGGGAGCAGTATTAATTATTCCTGGATTAGTACCTCACTTCTTCTGTGGAGCTACAGCAGGAATATACGGAAATGCTACTGGAGGTAAAAAAGGTGCAATAGTAGGGTCATTTGTAAATGGGTTATTACTAGCATTTTTACCAGCAGCATTATTACCAGTATTAGGAAGCATAGGATTCCAAAATACTACATTTGGAGATCTTGATTTTGGAGTTTTAGGAATCCTTATAGGAAAAGCAGTAGAAGGTGTTGGAGAGATTGGAGTATATGCAATAGTTGTAATATTATTAGTAATATTAATTGTACCAAACTTTATTAAAACAAAAACACACGTTATAAATGCAAAAGATGAGTATTAA
- a CDS encoding carbohydrate kinase family protein, with translation MKKILCVGHSAYDITYLLPNFPVENRKYKAQERIMVSGGPAGNASYLLGKYGEEVSYITTLGNDVYGNEILNDLKSVGVDTKNILIKDEYVTPCSLIIANGSNGSRTIINYREEEKIDKIEFKYENEPKILHFDGHELDLALEAIRLFPNTIKVLDAGTFKKGTVVLGALVDYLVCSEDFAKDYCGINKIDEDNFLEVLLKLKELNKNTIIVTLGERGAIMEENGKVRKFKAFKTKAIDTTGAGDIFHGAFVYGLSNGFSIEKNIEFASACASLSVEKLGGRNSIPEIEEVLERIKRG, from the coding sequence ATGAAGAAAATATTATGTGTAGGGCATTCAGCTTATGATATAACATATCTTTTACCAAATTTCCCAGTAGAAAATAGAAAATATAAGGCACAAGAGAGAATAATGGTAAGTGGCGGACCTGCAGGGAACGCCTCTTATCTTTTAGGGAAATATGGAGAAGAAGTTTCATATATTACTACATTAGGAAATGATGTTTATGGAAATGAGATTTTAAATGATTTAAAAAGTGTAGGAGTAGATACAAAAAATATCTTAATAAAAGACGAATATGTTACACCTTGTAGTTTAATTATAGCAAATGGAAGTAATGGTTCTAGAACTATAATAAACTATCGTGAAGAGGAAAAAATAGATAAAATAGAATTTAAATATGAAAATGAACCTAAGATTCTACATTTTGATGGACATGAATTGGATTTAGCTTTAGAAGCAATAAGATTATTTCCAAATACAATAAAAGTATTAGATGCTGGGACATTTAAAAAAGGGACAGTAGTATTAGGAGCTTTAGTTGACTATCTTGTATGTTCTGAAGATTTTGCAAAGGATTATTGTGGTATAAATAAAATAGATGAGGATAATTTCTTGGAAGTTCTTCTAAAATTGAAAGAACTAAACAAAAACACTATAATAGTTACTTTAGGAGAAAGAGGAGCTATTATGGAAGAGAATGGAAAAGTAAGAAAGTTTAAGGCTTTTAAAACGAAAGCAATTGATACAACAGGAGCTGGAGATATTTTCCATGGAGCTTTTGTATATGGATTGAGCAATGGTTTTTCAATTGAAAAAAATATAGAATTTGCTTCTGCATGTGCTTCATTGTCGGTAGAAAAATTAGGTGGAAGAAACTCTATTCCTGAAATAGAAGAGGTATTAGAGAGAATAAAAAGGGGTTAA
- a CDS encoding ketose-bisphosphate aldolase yields the protein MKKYSYKELGLENTREMFKRANEGGYSIPAFNFCNMEQLQAILEACVETDSDVILQISASARKYIGKELLPLMIKGAIEEIRAKGSKISVALNLDHGKEVDMIKECLDYGFSSVMIDASKYEFEKNVEITKSVVKLAKEYDASVEGEIGIISGVEDEHSSDDSHFTRPKEAIEFIEKTGVDSLAIAIGTAHGAHKFKPGEDPKLRLDILEEIKEKIGSYPIVLHGSSSVPQEYIKKFKEFGGEVKDAIGIPDEELKKASKSIVTKINVDTDGRLVFTSCLRENLKNNPKEMDLKKILEYPREEMKKFYSEKIRNIFKTN from the coding sequence ATGAAAAAATATAGCTATAAAGAATTAGGATTAGAAAATACTAGAGAAATGTTTAAAAGAGCAAATGAAGGTGGATACTCAATACCTGCTTTCAACTTTTGTAATATGGAACAATTACAAGCTATTTTAGAAGCTTGTGTAGAAACAGATAGTGATGTAATACTTCAAATATCTGCAAGTGCAAGGAAATATATAGGAAAAGAACTTTTACCACTAATGATAAAAGGAGCGATAGAGGAGATTAGAGCAAAAGGTTCAAAAATATCAGTTGCACTTAATTTAGACCATGGAAAAGAAGTAGATATGATAAAAGAGTGTTTAGATTATGGTTTTTCATCAGTAATGATAGATGCTTCAAAATATGAGTTTGAAAAAAATGTGGAGATAACAAAATCTGTTGTGAAATTGGCAAAAGAGTATGATGCTTCTGTTGAAGGAGAGATAGGAATTATTTCGGGAGTAGAAGATGAACATAGTTCAGATGATTCTCATTTTACTAGACCTAAAGAAGCTATTGAATTTATAGAAAAAACAGGAGTAGATTCTTTAGCAATAGCAATAGGAACTGCTCATGGAGCACATAAATTTAAACCAGGAGAAGACCCTAAACTAAGATTGGATATTTTAGAAGAGATTAAAGAAAAAATAGGTTCTTACCCAATAGTATTACATGGTTCTTCATCTGTACCTCAAGAATATATAAAAAAATTTAAAGAATTTGGTGGAGAAGTAAAAGATGCTATTGGAATTCCAGATGAAGAATTGAAAAAAGCTTCAAAATCAATTGTTACAAAAATAAATGTAGATACTGATGGAAGATTAGTATTTACTAGTTGCTTAAGAGAAAATCTTAAAAATAATCCAAAAGAGATGGATTTAAAGAAAATTTTAGAATATCCAAGAGAAGAAATGAAAAAATTCTATAGTGAGAAAATAAGAAATATATTTAAAACAAATTAA
- a CDS encoding Cof-type HAD-IIB family hydrolase: MRYKIVVSDLDGTLLNSQHRISDYTVSTIRKLEKKGIKFVIATGRHYEDAKYFFNQIGVAKYLISGNGSFIHSENWNEIGRESIDRKLIKTLLELEVEEGTSRSIYKGKDWYTDRIVQDYIDFHKESKYSPQISNLDKFKNVEAEKIFFINPNRKVIEKLEKKMKNLELDKYLNIATSQPTCLEIMSKKANKGEALKTLLKYENIDFKEIISFGAALNDKEMLENSGMGIIMGNGDKRLKEILKECKVIGSSDEDAAAKFLENLFDL, translated from the coding sequence TTGAGATATAAGATAGTTGTATCTGACTTAGATGGGACATTATTAAACTCACAGCATAGAATAAGTGACTATACAGTAAGTACAATAAGAAAACTTGAAAAAAAAGGAATAAAGTTTGTAATAGCTACAGGTAGACACTATGAAGATGCCAAATATTTCTTTAACCAAATTGGAGTGGCAAAATATTTAATTTCAGGAAATGGTTCATTTATTCATAGTGAAAATTGGAATGAGATAGGGAGAGAAAGCATAGATAGAAAATTAATAAAAACACTATTAGAATTAGAGGTTGAAGAGGGAACTTCGAGAAGTATTTATAAGGGAAAAGATTGGTATACTGATAGAATAGTGCAAGATTATATTGATTTTCATAAAGAATCAAAATATTCTCCTCAAATATCCAATTTAGATAAATTTAAAAATGTGGAAGCTGAAAAGATATTTTTTATAAATCCTAATAGAAAAGTTATAGAAAAATTAGAGAAAAAAATGAAAAATTTAGAATTAGATAAGTATTTAAATATTGCTACTTCTCAACCTACTTGTTTAGAAATAATGAGTAAAAAAGCAAATAAAGGGGAAGCATTAAAAACATTATTAAAATACGAAAATATAGATTTTAAAGAAATAATCTCTTTTGGAGCTGCTTTAAATGATAAAGAAATGTTAGAAAATTCTGGAATGGGAATAATAATGGGAAATGGGGATAAAAGATTAAAAGAGATTTTAAAAGAGTGTAAAGTTATTGGAAGTTCAGATGAAGATGCTGCAGCTAAATTTTTAGAAAATCTTTTTGACTTATAG